One window of the Rissa tridactyla isolate bRisTri1 chromosome 9, bRisTri1.patW.cur.20221130, whole genome shotgun sequence genome contains the following:
- the TUBGCP4 gene encoding gamma-tubulin complex component 4 has product MIHELLLALSGYPGAAFTWSKRGGLQVSQELPFLHPSETSVLNRLCRLGTDYIRFAEFVEQYTGHVQQQQDHHPSQQNQSGLHGIYLRAFCTGLDSVLQPYRQALLDLEQEFLADPHLSISHVNYSLDQFQLLFPSVMVMVEQIKTQKIHGCQILETVHKHSCGGLPPVRSALEKILAVCHGVMYKQLSAWMLHGLLLDQHEEFFIKQGPSSGNVPSQPEEDDDDLGIGGLTGKQLRELQDLRLIEEENMLAPSLKQFSLRVEMLPSYIPVRVAEKILFVGESVQMFENQNVNLTRKGSILKNQEDTFAAELHRLKQQPLFSLVDFESVVDWIRSTVAEHLWKLMVEESDLIGQLKIIKDFYLLGRGELFQAFIDTAQHMLKTPPTAVTEHDVNVAFQQSAHKVLLDDDNLLPLLHLTIEYHGKEHKDISQTREGPSRELSPREAPASGWAALGLSYKVQWPLHILFTPAVLEKYNVVFKYLLSVRRVQAELQHCWALQMQRKHLKSNRTDAIKWRLRDHMAFLVDNLQYYLQVDVLESQFSQLLQQINATRDFESIRLAHDHFLSNLLAQSFILLKPVFHCLNEILDLCHSFCSLVSQNLGPLDERGAAQLSILVKGFSRQSSLLFKILSSVRNHQINSDLAQLLLRLDYNKYYTQAGGTLGSFGV; this is encoded by the exons ATGATCCACGAGCTGCTGCTGGCGCTGAGCGGGTACCCGGGAGCGGCCTTCACATGGAGCAAGCGCGGCGGCCTGCAG gTCTCTCAGGAGCTGCCGTTCCTGCACCCCAGCGAGACCAGCGTCCTGAACCGGCTCTGCCGCCTCGGCACCGACTACATCCGCTTCGCCGAGTTCGTGGAGCAGTACACGGGGcacgtgcagcagcagcag GACCATCATCCATCTCAGCAAAACCAGAGTGGATTACATGGCATTTATTTGCGAGCCTTCTGCACGGGTCTTGATTCAGTGCTGCAGCCATATCGACAGGCACTACTTGACCTAGAACAAGAG TTTCTGGCTGACCCACATCTTTCTATCTCACATGTTAATTATTCCTTGGACCAG TTTCAGTTACTCTTCCCCTCTGTGATGGTCATGGTGGAACAGATCAAGACTCAGAAG attCATGGATGTCAGATATTGGAGACAGTCCACAAACATAGCTGTGGGGGGCTGCCTCCTGTTCGCAGTGCTCTTGAAAA GATTCTGGCAGTGTGTCATGGAGTCATGTATAAGCAGCTCTCTGCCTGGATGCTGCATGGATTGCTGCTAGACCAACACGAAGAGTTCTTTATCAAACAGGGCCCCTCTTCTGGAAACGTCCCTAGCCAACCTGAAGAAGATGACGATGACCTAGGAATTGGGGGGCTTACAGGAAAACAGCTACGAGAACTGCAGGACCTG CGTTTGATTGAGGAGGAGAACATGTTAGCTCCATCTCTAAAACAGTTTTCTCTGCGAGTAGAAATGCTGCCTTCGTACATTCCTGTGCGGGTTGCTGAGAAAATCCTCTTTGTGGGAGAATCTGTACAGATGTTTGAGAATCAAAATGTTAACCTGACCAGAAAAG GCTCCATCCTAAAAAACCAGGAGGACACTTTTGCAGCAGAGCTACATCGACTCAAACAGCAACCGCTCTTTAGTTTGGTGGACTTTGAATCAGTGGTTGACTGGATACGGAGCACTGTTGCCGAG CATCTTTGGAAACTCATGGTGGAGGAATCAGATTTAATAGGACAACTGAAG ATTATAAAAGACTTTTACCTTTTGGGAAGAGGTGAGCTGTTTCAGGCTTTCATTGACACTGCACAGCACATGTTAAAAACACCACCTACGGCTGTAACTGAACATG ATGTCAACGTTGCATTTCAGCAGTCTGCTCATAAGGTACTGTTAGATGATGACaaccttcttcctctgcttcactTAACCATTGAGTATCATGGAAAGGAACATAAAG ATATTTCTCAGACTCGTGAAGGGCCTTCCCGGGAGTTATCTCCACGTGAAGCCCCCGCATCTGGATGGGCAGCGCTGGGCCTTTCTTACAAAGTTCAATGGCCACTGCACATTCTCTTTACTCCCGCTGTTCTGGAGAA GTACAATGTTGTGTTCAAATACCTGCTGAGCGTGCGACGAGTCCAGGCTGAGCTACAGCACTGCTGGGCTCTCCAGATGCAGCGCAAACACCTGAAATCCAACAGAACTGATGCCATCAAGTGGCGCCTGAGGGATCACATGGCTTTCCTTGTGGACAATCTTCAGTATTATCTGCAG GTGGATGTACTGGAATCTCAGTTCTCACAGCTTCTGCAGCAGATAAATGCCACACGAGATTTTGAGAGTATACGATTGGCTCATGATCATTTCTTGAGTAATCTGTTGGCTCAGTCTTTCATCCTCCTAAAACCT GTTTTCCACTGCTTAAATGAAATTCTGGATCTTTGTCATAGTTTTTGTTCTCTGGTCAGTCAGAATCTGGGTCCATTAGATGAACGGGGAGCTGCACAACTCAGCATTTTGGTGAAG GGATTCAGTCGTCAGTCATCACTTCTCTTCAAGATTCTCTCGAGTGTTCGCAACCATCAGATAAACTCTGACTTAGCTCAACTGCTGCTACGCTTGGATTATAACAAATACTACACCCAGGCTGGAGGAACCTTGGGCAG TTTTGGGGTTTAA
- the TP53BP1 gene encoding TP53-binding protein 1 isoform X6, translating to MGPRRHSTPIVDDSCPDSTITTSDVTAEGTMETNNVTVESAMVSADVSDVCEKGDSCGVPEADAKLSLRMNLVTPVNDGSEDSLPFSLEKPTASDRKDGFSAAAGAAASSQKASSVFSRVCEVRREDEARGHGLSTSPFRGNLFSFPGTQEDAELHKNPSGWQYQQHEADDSGGQVLIPQTMLQDCHEQPSGAEDRESVETDIVSTPTEEGRRMQKKPSKAVKIDENQERWANTKNKGIQTTEDCLFTPTTVTTATQTSEEICRQVEVGTSMSGQRPGRQDANVQTEESEEKPVNASGEDTDSLHSQGEEEFNLLHPPKGRVQHRHMRTIREVRTVVTRVITDVYYINGAEVERKVVEENEEPVVECQECETDTSSSRTAAGSSLTSGDLGDVSSFSSKASSLHRTSSGASSGHSATHSSSSSSGRGTGAVKGKVCGTETGDFALPVGRGVLGKLSPRKGAGQPASPLRVSQTGALPCEEEEDSMPGTRQGGRAPVTPRGRGRRGRPPSRTTGTRDSAGLPGVEDLSTTASPEEKSSTRPVRLPDGGEKSDTSGFCALRRSDSPEIPLQVVTGPSDCGDSTSGSSFVGLRVVAKWSSNGYFYSGMITQDVGAGKYKLLFDDGYECDVLGKDILLCDPIPLETEVTALSEDEYFSAGVVKGHRKESGELYYCIEKEGQRKWYKRMAVILSLEQGNKLREQFGLGPYEPVTPLTKAADISLDNLVEGKRKRRSNLGSPSTSSSSTTPTRKGQESPRTPAGALSGKRKLVASEDERSPAKRGRKSAMIKPGAVRAGEFVSTCEDVDAVDPPVLEDHHGPLPHNKTLFLGYAFLLTMATSSDKLVNHQKPSDGPAGSSEEEEEFLEVTPYDKHYLAQQLRAGAGYIMEDFNETQCNAAYQCLLIADQHCRTRKYLLCLARGIPCVSHIWVHDSCHANQLQNYRNYLLPAGYSLQEQKLLEWHPRENPFHNLKVLLVSDQQQNFLDLWSEILMTGGAASVKQHYSNAHNKDVALGVYDVVVTDFSCPAGVLKCAEALRLPVVSQEWVIQSLIAGERVGYNKHPHYKHDYVPH from the exons ATGGGACCCAGAAGACACAGCACACCAATTG TGGATGACAGTTGCCCGGACAGCACTATAACAACTAGTGATGTTACAGCAGAGGGCACGATGGAGACCAACAATGTCACTGTGGAAAGTGCAATGGTATCAGCAGATGTGTCAGACGTGTGCGAGAAAGGAGATTCTTGTGGGGTTCCTGAGGCTGATGCAAAACTCTCTCTGCGAATGAACCTTGTTACCCCTGTGAATGACGGGAGTGAGGATTCCCTGCCATTCAGCTTGGAAA AGCCTACAGCCAGTGACAGGAAAGATggattctctgctgctgctggggctgctgccag CTCCCAGAAAGCATCATCTGTGTTTAGTCGTGTCTGTGAAGTTCGTCGAGAGGATGAGGCCAGAGGTCATGGTCTTTCCACTTCTCCGTTTAG GGGGAATCTGTTCAGTTTTCCTGGCACACAAGAAGATGCTGAATTACATAAAAATCCCAGTGGTTGGCAGTACCAGCAGCACGAGGCAGATGACAGTGGTGGACAGGTCCTAATTCCTCAGACGATGCTGCAGGACTGCCATGAACAACCTTCTGGTGCGGAGGATCGGGAGTCTGTGGAGACTGATATTGTAAGCACTCCGACAGAAGAGGGGAGAAGAATGCAGAAGAAACCAAGTAAAGCTGTTAAAATTGATGAAAACCAAGAGAGGTGGGCAAACACCAAGAATAAAGGGATTCAAACTACAGAAGACTGTCTCTTTACCCCAACGACTGTTACAACAGCAACACAAACGTCAGAAGAAATCTGTAGACAGGTGGAAGTGGGAACCAGTATGTCTGGGCAAAGACCTGGGCGACAAGATGCGAATGTCCAAACTGAGGAGAGTGAGGAAAAGCCTGTGAATGCATCTGGAGAGGACACGGACTCTCTGCACAGTCAG ggagaggaggaatttAACCTTCTTCACCCACCGAAAGGCCGAGTTCAGCATCGCCACATGCGAACTATTCGAGAAGTGCGCACTGTTGTTACGCGTGTTATAACAGACGTTTACTACATAAATGGTGCAGAGGTGGAACGAAAGGTAGTTGAG gaaaatgAGGAGCCTGTAGTGGAGTGCCAGGAGTGTGAGACTGACACATCCTCCTCTAGAACTGCAGCGGGCTCGTCCCTGACCTCAGGGGACCTTGGTGATGTCAGCTCCTTCTCATCTAAGGCCTCAAGCCTCCACCGTACATCTAGTGGAGCAAGCAGTGGTCACTCTgccacacacagcagcagcagcagctcagggcgAGGAACTGGAGCCGTCAAAGGGAAAGTGTGTGGGACTGAAACTGGAGACTTTGCTTTACCTGTTGGCAGAGGTGTTTTAGGAAAATTAAG CCCTAGGAAAGGAGCTGGTCAGCCGGCATCTCCGCTCAGAGTTAGCCAGACAGGAGCACTGCcttgtgaggaagaggaggactcTATGCCTGGCACTcgtcagggtggcagagcaccTGTGACACCTCGTGGGCGAGGAAGAAGAGGCCGCCCACCATCTCGAACAACAGGAACAAG AGATTCAGCTGGACTGCCAGGTGTGGAGGATCTCTCAACTACAGCATCACCTGAGGAGAAATCATCTACTCGCCCAGTTCGCCTGCCAGATGGAGGGGAGAAATCTGACACTTCTGGCTTCTGTGCCTTACGTCGAAGTGACTCTCCAGAAATCCCATTACAAGTGGTGACCGGTCCTTCGGACTGTGGAGACTCAACCTCTGGGAGCAGCTTTGTGGGCCTCAGGGTTGTAGCGAAGTGGTCCTCAAATGGATACTTCTATTCCGGGATGATTACCCAAGATGTTGGTGCAGGAAAGTATAAGCTGCTCTTTGATGATGGATATGAATGTGATGTGCTAGGAAAAGATATTTTACTCTGTGATCCTATTCCACTGGAGACTGAAGTGACCGCACTCTCTGAGGATGAGTACTTTAGTGCAG GTGTGGTGAAGGGACACCGGAAGGAATCTGGAGAGCTATACTATTGCATTGAAAAGGAAGGCCAGAGGAAGTGGTACAAACGAATGGCGGTTATCTTGTCTCTGGAACAAGGAAATAAGCTCCGGGAGCAGTTTGGGCTAGGGCCTTATGAACCTGTCACCCCCCTGACCAAAGCAGCTGACATCAGTCTTG ATAATCTTGTGGAGGGGAAGCGGAAGCGACGTAGTAACCTTGGTTCTCCCagcacttccagcagcagcacaactCCCACTCGTAAAGGGCAGGAGAGTCCACGCACCCCAGCAGGCGCGCTATCTGGGAAAAGGAAGCTCGTTGCTTCTGAAGATGAGAGATCCCCAGCTAAACGTGGCCGCAAATCAGCAATGATAAAGCCTG GAGCTGTAAGAGCCGGAGAGTTTGTAAGCACCTGTGAGGACGTGGATGCTGTAGATCCCCCAGTACTAGAGGACCACCATGGACCCTTGCCCCACAATAAGACCCTCTTTTTGGGCTATGCCTTTCTCCTCACCATGGCAACATCCAGTGACAAATTGGTCAATCACCAGAAGCCATCAGATGGTCCTGCAGGGAGTAGCGAGGAGGAAGAAG aatttTTAGAGGTGACTCCATATGACAAACATTACTTAGCACAGCAGCTGCGAGCAGGAGCTGGCTATATCATGGAAGACTTCAATGAAACCCAG TGTAATGCAGCATATCAGTGTCTTTTAATTGCGGACCAGCATTGTCGAACTCGGAAATACTTGCTGTGCCTTGCCAGAGGGATCCCTTGTGTGTCTCATATCTGGGTCCATGATAGCTGTCACGCTAACCAGCTTCAAAATTATCGGAATTACCTTTTGCCAGCTGGTTATAGCCTCCAGGAGCAAAAGTTGCTAGAGTG GCACCCACGAGAAAACCCATTCCATAACCTGAAGGTTCTCCTGGTGTCAGACCAGCAGCAGAACTTCCTGGATCTGTGGTCTGAAATCCTCATGACGGGGGGAGCAGCATCTGTTAAACAGCATTATTCAAATGCTCACAACAAAG ATGTTGCTTTGGGCGTTTATGACGTGGTGGTGACTGATTTTTCCTGCCCAGCTGGTGTCTTGAAGTGTGCAGAAGCTTTACGGCTGCCCGTTGTCTCGCAGGAGTGGGTGATCCAGAGCCTTATTGCTGGGGAGAGAGTAGGCTACAACAAGCATCCACACTATAAACATGATTATGTCCCCCACTAA